The nucleotide window atgactttcactttcactgctataAAACCTGTCTTGTACAATAGAAATTCAAACTCACCCGTATATATTCAACTACTTTTTAATGAGAGtcccaagaatatacaatgaggaaagGACATTCTCTTTGACAAGtgatgttgggaaaattggaTGTCCTCatgcaaatgaataaaatttaaccagatctcacatcatatacaaaagttaactcaaaatgtattaaatatttgacCATAATAAACTATAAAACTAGTAGAAAAAAACTTGGGATAAACCTTCATGTAATTGGACTTGGCAATGACCTATGAAATAAAGAAACCAAAatcacaagcaacaaaagcaaaattagacAAGTGGGgatacatcaaactaaaaagttattGCCCAGGAAAGGAAACACTAttaacagagtgaaaaggcaatccatggaaaagagaaaatatttgcaaagtacatatctgataaaggattaaaaTTAGCAATATATAAGGGACTCCTATAACTCAAGGACAAAAAtataacctgattaaaaaatgggcaaaggaactGAATAGccatttctttgaagaaatactaATAGGTATATAAAAAGCAACTTGCAAAGCAAGTAGCAACTAAACTTGCTATTTTTTaggaaaaagcaaatcaaaaccacaaagagatgtCGCCTCACAACTATcactaaaaaaataagataacaaGCATTGTTGAGGTTGTGGAGAACATGGAACCTTCTGCATCATTGGTGataatgtaaactggtgcagctacTAAAAAAAtagtatggagcttccttaaaaaattaaatatggagCTACTATATCATCTAACTATCACTTCTGAATATATGCCCACCAAAATGGACACCAGGATGTAAACGATATGTGCAGTAGCATCTTAAGAGAATATGTTAAAACAtaggcctctgctgctgctaagtcgcttcagtcgtatccgactctgtgcgaccccatagacggcagcccaccaggctctccgtccctgggattctccaggcaagaacactggagtgggttgccatttccttctccaatgcatgaaagtgaaaagtgaaagtgaagtcgctcagtcgtgtctgactcctagcaaccccatggacttcagcctaccaggcccctccgtccatgggattttccaagcaagccTCTAAACCCTGCATAAATTTACCTGCTCCTTGATTTTCTGCCAGTGCAGCTGACAATGCAGAAAGTGCCTACCTCAGTGGTCTCTTTGTGATGACTTTGGTTAGgtgttcctaacccagggacaTGGAATTTTAAGAGATGAGGAAGAAGTGAATGATGTGTAATTAAAATATAGAGCCTCTGAAATTAGAATCTCAGGTGACGGTCAAAGGCCAGAGAAAGGCCATTTTCATGCAAGGAGGTACACTTTTGGAGCAAGGAATGTCCATTGGATCCATAGCTCTGAAGAGCTGTACTACACTTTCGTTGCCtctagcacacacacagacacacacacacacacacaaacacacacattatgCTGAGCCACATCTGACCACTCACCTTTCCTCAAGCAACAAGATAACTCCACACCTCAGTTTATTCACTTTTacaatcttttccagtgattatGTATGACCTCCCCTTGCCTTCCTGACAACTGACTCACCTTTTAGCCTCCTTCCTTAactcctttctcattttctcctgGCAAGGGAGCAAACCCTCTTCCACATTCCTATAACTCTTCATGTGAAACTCTCACAGTCTTATTATACTTACTGTAATTGTGTATTTAGAGCTTCTATCCATCAATGGAGGGAAGAGACTTCCTATGGTTCATTTAATATTATTCCTTGTAACAACTACAGAGTCTTGCACAAGTAAGCTCTGAATGAAAAAGCTGAGGTTAATGAGTGAAGTAAAGAATCAGGACTGTTTTTCACCCATGAGTCTCAGGATATGCATTTGCTTGTCATTCTCTTGATAATGTCTCTGGGTCAGGGCTCAGTATATGGGCTTTCTGGACATAGTTTATAACTGTTTGACTGTGTTTTCCCTCAGATTCTGAGGTTATTTCTTGACTCATCAGCCTTTCCTCTTCTCGCTCAGCACCCTGAGCATGGCCTCCCTGATGGGCTTGGACTTGACACTGTAGATGACGGGGTTGAGCACAGGGGGCACCACCAGGTACACGTAGGCAACAAGGGCGTGTACTATGGGGGGAAGGTGTCTCCCAAAACGGTGGATCATGGACACACCTATGACTGGGATGAAGAAAACCAGAACAGCTAAAATATGAGAAACACAAGTGTTGAGGGCCCGGATACGCTCCCTGGGAGAGGCCAGACTCATCACTGTATGAAGAATAAGAGCATAGGATAGCACAATAAGCAAGGAGTCTATTCCCATTGTGGACAGAACCACATACAGCCCATAAATGATATTGACAGTAATGTCAGCACAGGCTCGTTTCATGACATCTGCATGGAAACAGAATGAGTGGGACAGGAGGATCTTGCCAGGGCAAAAGTTCAGTCTCTTTAGTAAGAAGGGCAATGGGAAGAGGGACACAGTGGCTCGGGCCACAATGGCCAGCCCAATCCTGATGATGACATTGCTTGTGAGGACAGAGGCATAGCGCAGGGGGTTGGAGATGGCCACAAAGCGATCAAATGACATGGCCAGGAGCACCGAGGACTCCACCACGGAGAAGAAGTGGAGGAAGAACATCTGGACCAGACAGGCGTTGAAGCCAATGAGCCGATGGTCAAACCAGAGCACAGCCAGTGTGGTGGGCATTGTGGCCAAGGTGAGGCCCATGTCGGTGAGGGCCAGCATGGACAGGAAGTAGTACATGGGCTGGTGCAGGCTGGGGGTCCTCCTCACAGCCAAGAGGATCAGGCAGTTTCCTGTGAGGGCTGCAGTGTAcatggagaagaagggaatggagaTCCAGCCATGAATGGCCTCCAGGCCTGGGATGCCAATCATCAGGAAAGCATGTGGCTGGAAGAAGGAGATGTTGGCAAAGGACCAGGAAGGGAACATCCTTAGGGGCCAGATGAGGGCTCCAGAAATTTGTGACTTTTTCAATCTGGACAGACACAAAGACACTGACCGGACACCTGTCAATAGGCAGATAATTATGCTgtgtagtcattttcactatttattttcaatttctcaGCTTTTACTTTATATTAATAACTGTTTTAGGAATGTACATACATTAGCCAATGTGTCATCAAAACAAATGCAGCATGCAGGAGATAGTGTAAATTTTCTATGGTTACcagaaaataaatgactgaaaCGGATTTAGTTTTtactaaatgtaaattttatacaatttataCCCTTCCAtccaatgttttctttaaataaattgatGTGtgttagaaggcaatggcaacccactccagtactcttgcctggaaaattccatggatggaagagcccggcaggctacagtgagcgacttcactttcacttttcactttcatgtattggagaaggaaatggcaacccactccagtgttcttgcctggagaatcccaaggacaggggagcctggtgggctgctgtctatgaggtcgcacagttggacacaactgaagcaacctagcagcagcagcagcactctttAATATGTACAGCACATTGAAAATGCTCATGATCATTGTCATCCTCCTCCCTGTGTCCTTGTTGTTTTACTTATTCAATTGAGAatgaattttgttatattttaaatgatattatattttaAGTGATTAAGCCTttccctcaggggatcttcccaaccgagggattgaactcaggtctcctgcattacaggtgatttctttaccagctggccaaaagggaagcccaagaatactgcgaTGGGTAGCctattcattctccaggggatcttcccaaccgaggaattgaacaggggtctcctgcattgcgggtggattctttaccgactgagccatcagggaagcccgatttCACATAATTATCATGTGTTCTCTCATAATTATGTTGCTGATAgagaagtgaaatattttatctaaagtgaaaagagaaattcTGAAGTCCAACAAGGGAAGAGAAAACTGCAGCGTTTTCCTGAACTATTAGAACTTGAGATTTTCTTGTGTTTGAAGTGTCTGAGTGCAAATCCTAGGACACTGTCTTCTATTCAAGATGGCTGAAAATTGTATTAAGTACTAAGAAACTTTGGTAAATGAAGAGACACTTGATTCTCACCAGGTCCCTAAGAACATTTAGGAATTTGGGGTCCAGCTCTGCCTTGCCCAGACAATATCTGTCTGGGTCATTGGGTGCCTTTGTAATCCAGGTTACAAGTTGCTAATCAGAAATCATTTGCACACTCCATTCATTGAACATTTGCCGTAGTTTTTAGAATACCAGCTAAACCTTTTGTTTAGCCTCTTAGCACACTCATCTGGAAGACTTGATTTGTCCTTGAATGGCCTCCCTGTAATCTCTGATCATTGACCTCAGCCCAAGCTGGGAGGGCCACAGCTGCAGGAGGACAAGACCTACGGTTCTCTTCTCCAAGTTAGAATTTCCACAGAAGCCAACTGAAGACATAAATCAGGGACATAAATTTAGGTTCTTTAAGGGTTCAGTGGAATCTGTACTAGTAGTGTCACAAAATTTTAGCATCTGATCTTGAGCTGGTggctcaccagtaaagaatccacctgcaatgcaggggacatgtgcaagagacacgggtttgatccctgggttgggaagatcccctggagaaggaaatggcaacctactccagtattcttccctggaatatCCCacaggcagaagagcctggtggtctacaatccagggggttgcaaaagagttaaacatgactgagtgactcaacaacaacaaaacaatgctGAGCAAATTAACTTCCTAATTTAATACTTATTGAAGCTCTTGTGTTCTAAATGTTAGACCCCCAACATTCTTGTTTGTGAATATCtctctgtctcaaaaaaaaaaaaaaaaaagatataaagtaAGTGTTACTGTATCtttttaacaaataataaaagttataggGACttcaaagactcttgagagtcccttggactgcaaggagatccaaccggtccattctgaaggagatcagccctgggatttctttagaaggaatgatgctaaagctgaaactccagtggcttggccacctcatgcgaagagttgactcgttggaaaagactctgatgctgagagggattgggggcaggaggagaaggggacgacagaggatgagatggttgggtggcatcactgactcgatggacgtgagtctgagtgaactccgggagttggtgatggacagggaggcctggcgtgctgtgatttattgggtcgcaaagagtcggacaggactgagcgactgatctgatctgatctggtctgatagGGACTTCGTTGGTGATCCAGTCCTTAAGACTTTACCATCCACAGAGGGTGAATGCTCCCTGCTTGGGAGCGAAAATGCCACATGCTTTGTGGCTAAAGAAGcaatacataaaacagaaacaatattgcaacaaatttaataaagactttaaaagtggtacacactaaaaaaataaaaggaaaatgaatacattaaacTGGAAGGAAGAGGCTTAGAGAGTTTTTCTAGCCTGTGCCAGGAAAAAGACCAAATTCAAATTCAGGTCTATTTGGCTTATATGCTTTCAACAGTCTTAAACCTCCTGTATTGGCCGTAGGCTGTACTAGATCTCGGAGGTTTGTTAAGTGTAGGGCTGGCAGGATCAAATTATCAAGAAGAGATTGTTCTCTTCTGATGTTCCATGTTAATAAGACTGAAGTTTCTCCAAATGAAGCCCCTTCCTGTTTCTCCAAAAATCTTAATTCTCACTGTTACCTTGTGTGTCCTTCTTACAAAGCCATTTGCCTTTTGTTGTGCTAATTATCTCCTTGctcctgcttttcttttcactAATCCCAGACATATTTCTTCACTCTCATTCCATCTTACTGTTCTGAATTTGATGATTTCATAAATTTCTATCCTCTTTTTTTCAGGGATAATCAgttaataaacaagaaaatgaatgattgaatgaaaataccttaatttcattttctagttcCCCTTATCTCAACCCTTAACATGGTACCTCATAGGTCCATACGTTCACAACTTAAACTATATACTTTGTATAAAGATCAGTGGTTTcttcagctaatatttattattatccaATTTTATTTGGATTTACTTAGGATCCACCCAGGAAATACTCTGTCACTGGCAGCATAAATCAAAATagaatgtgtcagctcttcatttAATTTGAAGGAATCAGGATTAATTTTATCTGGGATTAATGTCAcagttctctttctttcattctgcATTAATTGATCTATTACTGAATTATTCTCAAATCCCTATCTTTGAACTTGACTTTTTCCATAGTTGATATGTAGGTACCATGCAACTGTAGGCATTTATGTGATCTATTACTCTTGGCTGTAGTAGCAGGATCCAAATGGTAATTTAAGCTGAACATTATAAGAAGTTCAGAGCTTAAGGGGTTAAAATTATAGTATACCACCTAAGGCATATTTTGAGCAAATCTTGTACAACCAAGCCAATTTCTCCTTTATATCCAGATAATGACCTTTCTACCTTTCTtttgttaatatatattacattgttATGAGGAGTCTaatattgatacttttgaactgtggtgctggagaagactcttgagaatcccttggacagcaaggagatccacccggtccatcctaaaggaaatcagtcccagctattcattggaaggattgatgccgaagctgaaactccaatactttggccacctgatgcaaagaactgaccctgagaatcccatggatagaggagcctggtaggctacagtccacaaggttgcaaagagtaggacatgactgagtaacttcacttcacttcacttattctgatgctgggaaagattgaaggcaggaggagaagggggcagcagaggatgagttggttggatggcatcaatggatatgagttt belongs to Bos indicus x Bos taurus breed Angus x Brahman F1 hybrid chromosome 15, Bos_hybrid_MaternalHap_v2.0, whole genome shotgun sequence and includes:
- the LOC113904745 gene encoding olfactory receptor 51I2-like → MFPSWSFANISFFQPHAFLMIGIPGLEAIHGWISIPFFSMYTAALTGNCLILLAVRRTPSLHQPMYYFLSMLALTDMGLTLATMPTTLAVLWFDHRLIGFNACLVQMFFLHFFSVVESSVLLAMSFDRFVAISNPLRYASVLTSNVIIRIGLAIVARATVSLFPLPFLLKRLNFCPGKILLSHSFCFHADVMKRACADITVNIIYGLYVVLSTMGIDSLLIVLSYALILHTVMSLASPRERIRALNTCVSHILAVLVFFIPVIGVSMIHRFGRHLPPIVHALVAYVYLVVPPVLNPVIYSVKSKPIREAMLRVLSEKRKG